The following coding sequences lie in one Flavobacterium cyclinae genomic window:
- a CDS encoding endonuclease encodes MRNNFTLLFFAITSIVFSQAGAPANPYYNGFNWTLTGMNLKNELATKITTTHTNLIPYVWDAAQATDVDPTNSNNVLLIYGSSNNTCPASPADGNEHRSRDKFFNGGGNSCEWNREHVYAKALGTPALNDGGASDAGEDAHHIRSSDVDKNGARGNLKFAPGSGNAGAVSGGWYPGDEWKGDVARMMMYMYLRYPTQCLPINVGTGTTVATDTNMIELFLQWNAEDPVSEYEDNRNTYHNNTSNAYAQGNRNPFIDNPYLATVIWGGPIAENRWPGIFLSSEDFIALNSAVIYPNPTVNNQISIATEIDLTSIVLFNSNGQIIQEIKKPTKINNNSYQVKDLPNGFYMIQLSSDHAVTTKKVIVN; translated from the coding sequence ATGAGAAATAACTTTACCCTACTATTTTTTGCAATTACTTCAATTGTTTTCTCTCAAGCTGGCGCACCAGCAAATCCATATTATAATGGATTCAACTGGACATTAACGGGGATGAATTTAAAAAATGAATTAGCTACAAAAATTACAACAACTCACACTAATTTAATTCCTTATGTTTGGGATGCAGCGCAAGCAACTGATGTTGATCCAACAAACTCAAACAATGTATTACTGATTTATGGATCTAGTAACAACACATGTCCGGCTAGCCCTGCTGATGGTAACGAACATAGAAGTAGAGATAAATTCTTTAATGGAGGTGGAAATTCTTGTGAATGGAATAGAGAACACGTATATGCTAAAGCTCTAGGTACTCCTGCTCTTAATGATGGAGGTGCGAGTGATGCTGGAGAAGATGCACATCATATTAGATCTAGCGATGTTGATAAAAACGGAGCTAGAGGTAATTTAAAATTTGCCCCAGGTTCTGGAAATGCAGGTGCAGTTTCTGGAGGATGGTATCCTGGTGATGAATGGAAAGGAGATGTAGCTCGAATGATGATGTATATGTATTTGAGATACCCTACACAATGTTTACCAATTAATGTAGGTACAGGAACTACTGTTGCTACAGATACCAATATGATTGAATTATTTTTACAATGGAATGCTGAAGATCCAGTTTCTGAATACGAGGATAACAGAAATACCTATCATAACAATACATCTAATGCTTATGCGCAAGGTAATCGTAATCCTTTTATTGATAATCCTTATTTAGCTACTGTTATTTGGGGTGGACCAATTGCAGAAAATAGATGGCCAGGTATATTCTTATCATCTGAAGACTTTATTGCTTTAAATAGTGCTGTTATTTACCCAAATCCTACAGTAAATAATCAAATTTCTATTGCTACAGAAATTGATTTAACCTCAATTGTTTTATTCAATAGCAATGGACAAATTATTCAAGAAATAAAAAAACCTACAAAAATCAATAATAATTCATACCAAGTTAAAGATTTACCTAATGGTTTTTATATGATTCAATTGAGCTCAGATCATGCAGTTACTACTAAAAAAGTAATTGTAAATTAA
- a CDS encoding AMP-dependent synthetase/ligase: protein MKNITRLFDFPYYQLEKYNLKDALVTKYGDNWVKTSTQEYLDKANAISRGLLRLGVNKNDKIAIISSNNRTEWHITDIGVLQTGAQTVPMYPTISAEDYEYILNHSESQYVFVSDIEVYEKLQSIKANVASLKDIYSYNDIDGCKSWKEVLELGADNSNQDEVEDRKNNVNTTDLATIIYTSGTTGRPKGVMLSHQNIVSDVLMSAPRVPLRAGDTRALSFLPICHIFERMLTYLYQYYGISIYFAESIEKISDNLKEVKPHVMSVVPRLLEKVYDKIYAKGADLTGIKKALFFWALNLGMEYKPYKQNGAFYEFKLKIARKLIFSKWQEGLGGELELLVSGSAALQTRLTKVFCAANIPVMEGYGLTETSPVISVNDMRNSGFRVGTVGKVLDGVEVKIAEDGEILCKGPNVMMGYYKDETQTADVLKDGYFHTGDIGEIDTDGFLRITDRKKEMFKTSGGKYIAPQVLENTFKQSRFIEQIMVIGDGEKMPAAFIQPNFEFVREWAHRHHDINVGSTNEELCSNKMVIDRIQEEIDHCNEKFGNWEKVKRFELTPDVWSIDAGHLTPTMKLKRKIIKEKYSDLYQKIYG from the coding sequence ATGAAAAATATAACACGTTTATTTGACTTTCCTTATTACCAATTAGAAAAGTATAATTTAAAGGATGCTTTAGTAACTAAATATGGGGATAATTGGGTAAAAACTTCCACTCAGGAATATTTAGATAAAGCCAACGCTATTTCAAGAGGTTTACTAAGATTAGGAGTAAATAAAAATGATAAAATTGCTATCATTTCTTCTAATAACAGAACAGAATGGCATATTACAGATATTGGCGTTTTACAGACGGGTGCTCAAACAGTTCCAATGTATCCCACTATTTCTGCTGAAGATTATGAGTACATTTTGAATCACTCTGAATCGCAATATGTTTTTGTTTCAGACATTGAGGTGTATGAAAAATTACAAAGTATAAAAGCAAATGTAGCTTCATTAAAAGATATATATTCTTACAATGACATTGATGGTTGTAAAAGTTGGAAAGAAGTTTTAGAACTAGGAGCAGATAATTCTAATCAGGATGAAGTTGAAGATAGAAAAAACAATGTAAATACAACCGATTTAGCAACAATTATCTATACTTCTGGTACTACAGGAAGACCAAAAGGTGTTATGTTAAGTCATCAAAATATTGTTTCCGATGTATTAATGAGTGCTCCAAGAGTTCCCCTAAGAGCTGGTGACACAAGAGCGTTGAGTTTCTTACCTATTTGTCACATCTTTGAAAGAATGTTGACGTATTTATACCAATATTATGGTATATCGATTTACTTCGCAGAAAGCATCGAAAAAATTTCTGATAACTTAAAAGAAGTAAAACCACATGTAATGTCGGTTGTACCAAGATTATTAGAAAAAGTATACGACAAAATCTATGCAAAAGGAGCCGATTTAACTGGAATCAAAAAAGCGCTTTTCTTCTGGGCATTAAATTTAGGAATGGAATACAAACCTTATAAACAAAATGGTGCCTTCTACGAATTCAAACTAAAAATTGCACGTAAACTAATCTTTTCTAAATGGCAAGAAGGACTTGGTGGCGAATTAGAATTATTGGTTTCTGGTAGTGCAGCATTACAAACTAGATTAACTAAAGTTTTTTGTGCGGCTAATATTCCAGTAATGGAAGGTTATGGTTTAACTGAAACTTCTCCTGTAATTTCTGTTAATGACATGAGAAATTCTGGCTTCAGAGTAGGAACTGTTGGAAAAGTTTTGGACGGAGTTGAAGTTAAAATTGCTGAAGATGGTGAAATCTTATGTAAAGGTCCAAACGTTATGATGGGCTATTACAAAGATGAAACTCAAACAGCTGATGTACTAAAAGATGGTTATTTCCATACAGGCGATATTGGTGAAATCGATACAGACGGATTTTTAAGAATAACAGATCGTAAAAAAGAAATGTTTAAAACTTCAGGTGGAAAATATATTGCTCCTCAAGTTTTAGAGAATACTTTCAAACAATCAAGATTTATCGAGCAAATTATGGTAATTGGGGATGGCGAAAAAATGCCAGCTGCTTTTATTCAACCTAATTTTGAATTTGTTAGAGAATGGGCGCACCGTCACCATGATATAAATGTAGGATCTACAAATGAAGAGTTATGTTCAAACAAAATGGTTATCGATAGAATTCAAGAAGAAATTGATCATTGCAACGAAAAGTTTGGTAACTGGGAAAAAGTGAAGCGTTTTGAATTAACTCCAGATGTTTGGTCTATTGATGCAGGACACTTAACACCTACTATGAAATTAAAACGTAAAATAATTAAAGAAAAATATTCTGATTTATATCAAAAAATTTATGGATAA
- the bshB1 gene encoding bacillithiol biosynthesis deacetylase BshB1, translating to MKLDILAFGAHPDDVELGCSGTIAKEVSLGKKVGIIDLTRGELGTRGSVEIRNSESAKASEILGVVVRENLDMRDGFFVNDEAHQLKVIEMIRKYQPEIVLCNAITDRHIDHGKGSKLVSDACFLSGLRKIKTVCDGVEQEAWRPKLVYHYIQWQNIEPDFVVDISEFMDKKMDSVLAYSSQFYDPKSNEPVTPIASKNFIESVKYRALDLGRLVGVEYAEGFTVERYLAVNSLGDLK from the coding sequence GTGAAATTAGACATATTAGCTTTTGGAGCACATCCAGATGATGTAGAATTAGGTTGTAGTGGCACGATTGCCAAAGAGGTAAGTCTTGGAAAAAAAGTCGGGATTATCGATTTAACTCGGGGGGAATTGGGTACTCGTGGTTCTGTTGAAATTCGTAATTCGGAATCGGCTAAGGCTTCTGAGATTTTAGGTGTTGTGGTGCGTGAGAATTTGGATATGCGAGATGGTTTTTTTGTGAATGATGAAGCGCATCAATTGAAAGTCATTGAAATGATTCGCAAATACCAACCTGAAATCGTGTTGTGCAATGCGATTACGGATAGACACATTGACCACGGAAAAGGAAGTAAATTGGTTAGCGATGCTTGTTTTTTATCGGGTTTACGAAAAATTAAAACGGTATGTGATGGAGTGGAGCAAGAAGCTTGGCGACCAAAATTAGTGTATCATTATATCCAATGGCAAAATATTGAACCTGATTTTGTAGTAGATATTTCGGAATTTATGGATAAAAAAATGGATTCTGTTTTAGCCTATAGTTCTCAATTTTATGATCCAAAATCAAATGAACCAGTTACTCCAATAGCTTCAAAAAATTTTATTGAAAGTGTAAAATACCGCGCTTTAGACTTAGGTAGGCTAGTTGGGGTAGAATATGCAGAAGGTTTTACCGTTGAAAGGTATTTGGCTGTCAATAGCTTAGGAGATTTGAAATAA
- a CDS encoding PaaI family thioesterase: MMFDREKMLQLCNDWSKNTLMNTLDIVYTDAGEDFLTATMPVNPRVHQPMGLLHGGATVALAESVGSAASLMFVNPEKQEVRGIEISANHLKSKREGMVTATAKIIHKGASIHLWEIRIVDEEGKLISLCKLTNMVLSRRQ; this comes from the coding sequence ATGATGTTTGATAGAGAAAAAATGTTGCAATTGTGTAACGATTGGAGCAAAAACACTTTAATGAATACCTTAGATATTGTCTACACTGATGCAGGTGAAGATTTCCTAACCGCTACAATGCCTGTAAATCCTAGAGTTCATCAGCCAATGGGATTATTGCATGGTGGTGCTACCGTAGCTTTAGCTGAAAGTGTAGGAAGTGCCGCTTCATTAATGTTTGTAAATCCTGAAAAACAAGAAGTTCGTGGTATTGAAATATCGGCGAATCATTTAAAGAGCAAACGTGAAGGAATGGTTACCGCAACAGCAAAAATTATTCATAAAGGCGCAAGCATTCACTTGTGGGAAATTAGAATCGTTGACGAAGAAGGAAAGTTAATTTCGCTTTGTAAATTAACAAATATGGTATTATCGAGAAGACAATAA
- a CDS encoding MarR family winged helix-turn-helix transcriptional regulator — MKDKTIDYALRTTWQAVARMYNEEAAKYGATMATGFALLSIDREKGSPSTTLGPKMGMEATSLTRTLKSMEERGLITRKKNPTDGRGVIIQLTEDGKEKRELSKETVLRFNEAIKQHVSEEKLQHFMEVAEIINELISDKKIYNDK; from the coding sequence ATGAAAGATAAAACAATTGATTATGCATTAAGAACAACATGGCAAGCTGTTGCACGTATGTATAATGAAGAAGCAGCAAAATATGGAGCAACTATGGCTACTGGATTTGCATTATTAAGTATTGATAGAGAAAAAGGCTCTCCATCAACAACTTTAGGACCAAAAATGGGAATGGAAGCAACAAGCTTAACTCGAACCTTAAAATCAATGGAAGAAAGAGGATTAATTACACGCAAAAAGAACCCAACAGACGGTCGAGGTGTAATCATCCAGCTTACAGAAGATGGTAAAGAAAAAAGAGAGTTATCAAAAGAAACTGTACTTCGTTTTAATGAAGCGATTAAACAACATGTAAGTGAAGAAAAACTTCAACATTTCATGGAAGTTGCCGAAATAATCAACGAATTAATTTCTGATAAAAAAATCTACAACGACAAATAA
- the purL gene encoding phosphoribosylformylglycinamidine synthase, with product MIHFFGNQSNTVFAVQTQNELSTEDINKLNWLFGNAHKIEKSVLSDFFVGPRAAMVTPWSTNAVEITQNMGISGIIRIEEFQKVESAFTDFDPMLSQKYSELNQEIYTINIQPEPILEIDDIDAYNQKEGLALSSEEVEYLHNLSNKIGRKLTDSEIFAFSQANSEHCRHKIFNGTFVIDGEEKPTSLFKLIKKTSETHPNDIVSAYKDNVAFVKGPKATQFAPKSADKPDFYQEKEFDSVLSLKAETHNFPTTVEPFNGAATGSGGEIRDRLAGGQGSLPLAGTAVYMTSYSRLEETRPWEKGMEERKWLYQTPMDILIKASNGASDFGNKFGQPLITGSVLTFEHEEEARKLGFDKVIMLAGGVGYGKLDQAIKHEPKEGDKIVILGGENYRIGMGGAAVSSADTGAFGSGIELNAIQRSNPEMQKRAANAIRGLVESDNNPIVSIHDHGAGGHLNCLSELVEATGGLIDLDKLPVGDPTLSAKEIIGNESQERMGLVIGEKDIDTLQRIAERERSPMYTVGDVTNDHRFTFESKTTGAKPMDYALEDFFGSSPKTIMNDKNVARNYANPDYSISEIPNYLNQVLQLEAVACKDWLTNKVDRCVGGRVAKQQCAGPLQLPLNNVGVMALDFKGKEGIATTIGHSPVSAIVDPVAGSKNSIGEALSNLVWAPLKDGLQSVSLSANWMWPCKNEGEDARLYDAVQGCSEFAIELGINIPTGKDSLSMKQKYPNDEVIAPGTVIISAIGNCSNITKVVEPVLKRNGGNIYYLNLSQDSFKLGGSSFYQILNKVGSEVPTVKNADYFKKAFNTLQDLIKERKIKAGHDIGSGGLITTLLEMSFAEVGVGANYDLSVLGESDSAKALFNENIAVVFQADAEVEATFKANGIEIFNIGSVVEGDFVAIKNGNDNFNFSVTETRDTWYKTSYLLDTKQSRNGMAEARYANYKNQPLEFTFPKDFTGAKPVISSGVERPKAAIIREKGSNSEREMANAMYLAGFDVKDVHMTDLISGRETLEDIQFIGAVGGFSNSDVLGSAKGWAGAFLYNEKANTALKNFFKREDTLSVGICNGCQLLMELELINPEHEIHGKMHHNTSNKHESGFTSVKIQKNNSVMLSSLEGLTLGVWISHGEGKFKLPYTEDKYNIVAKYAYEGYPANPNGSDFNTAMMCDTTGRHLVMMPHIERSTFPWNWAHYPERGQKDEVSPWLEAFVNARKWIENQK from the coding sequence ATGATTCATTTCTTCGGAAACCAATCCAATACCGTATTTGCGGTTCAAACGCAAAACGAATTATCGACTGAAGACATCAACAAATTAAATTGGCTTTTTGGCAACGCACATAAAATAGAAAAATCCGTATTGTCGGATTTTTTTGTTGGACCTCGTGCCGCTATGGTTACACCTTGGAGTACCAATGCTGTAGAAATCACTCAAAACATGGGGATTTCAGGAATTATTCGAATTGAAGAATTCCAAAAAGTGGAAAGTGCTTTTACTGATTTCGATCCGATGTTATCTCAAAAATATTCGGAATTAAATCAAGAAATTTACACTATCAACATTCAACCTGAACCTATTTTAGAAATTGATGATATTGATGCATATAATCAAAAAGAAGGTTTGGCTTTAAGTTCTGAAGAAGTTGAATATTTACATAACTTATCAAACAAAATCGGAAGAAAATTAACGGATTCTGAAATTTTTGCTTTTTCACAAGCCAATTCAGAACACTGCCGTCATAAAATTTTCAACGGAACGTTTGTTATTGATGGTGAAGAAAAACCAACTTCCTTATTCAAATTAATCAAGAAAACATCGGAAACACATCCAAACGATATTGTTTCGGCTTATAAAGATAACGTAGCCTTTGTAAAAGGACCTAAAGCAACTCAGTTTGCTCCTAAAAGCGCTGATAAACCCGATTTTTATCAAGAAAAAGAATTTGATTCGGTTTTATCATTAAAAGCAGAAACACACAACTTCCCTACTACTGTTGAGCCATTCAATGGTGCTGCAACAGGTTCAGGTGGTGAAATTCGTGACCGTTTAGCAGGTGGACAAGGTTCGTTACCATTAGCAGGTACTGCCGTTTACATGACGTCTTATTCTCGTTTAGAAGAAACACGTCCATGGGAAAAAGGAATGGAGGAAAGAAAATGGTTGTACCAAACTCCAATGGACATCTTAATTAAAGCTTCAAATGGAGCTTCTGATTTTGGAAATAAATTCGGGCAACCGTTGATCACAGGTTCTGTTTTAACTTTCGAACATGAAGAAGAGGCTCGTAAATTAGGTTTCGATAAAGTAATCATGTTAGCTGGTGGTGTGGGATACGGAAAATTAGATCAAGCCATAAAACACGAACCTAAAGAAGGCGATAAAATCGTTATTTTAGGCGGTGAAAATTATAGAATTGGTATGGGTGGAGCTGCGGTTTCATCTGCAGATACAGGTGCTTTTGGTTCTGGAATTGAATTAAATGCAATTCAACGTTCGAATCCTGAAATGCAAAAACGTGCTGCTAATGCTATTCGTGGTTTAGTGGAAAGTGATAACAATCCTATTGTTTCAATTCACGATCACGGTGCTGGTGGACACTTAAACTGTTTATCGGAATTAGTAGAAGCTACTGGAGGTTTAATCGATTTAGATAAATTACCAGTTGGTGACCCTACCCTTTCGGCTAAAGAAATTATTGGTAACGAATCGCAAGAAAGAATGGGATTGGTTATCGGTGAAAAAGATATTGATACCTTACAAAGAATTGCTGAAAGAGAGCGTTCTCCAATGTATACTGTTGGTGATGTTACTAACGATCATAGATTTACATTTGAATCGAAAACTACAGGTGCAAAACCTATGGATTATGCTTTAGAAGATTTCTTCGGAAGTTCTCCTAAAACCATTATGAACGACAAAAATGTAGCTCGTAATTATGCAAATCCTGATTATTCGATTTCAGAAATTCCAAATTACTTAAACCAAGTTTTACAATTAGAAGCGGTAGCTTGTAAAGATTGGTTAACGAATAAAGTAGACCGTTGTGTTGGTGGTCGTGTTGCTAAACAACAATGTGCCGGTCCATTACAATTACCATTAAATAACGTAGGTGTAATGGCTTTAGACTTCAAAGGAAAAGAAGGAATTGCTACAACTATTGGACACTCACCTGTTTCTGCTATTGTTGATCCAGTTGCGGGTTCTAAAAATTCAATTGGTGAAGCATTATCTAACTTAGTTTGGGCGCCATTAAAAGATGGTTTACAATCAGTTTCGTTATCCGCAAACTGGATGTGGCCTTGTAAAAACGAAGGCGAAGATGCTCGTTTATACGATGCAGTTCAAGGTTGTTCAGAATTTGCTATTGAATTAGGAATTAATATTCCAACAGGAAAAGATTCATTATCAATGAAACAAAAATATCCAAATGATGAAGTAATTGCACCTGGAACGGTTATTATTTCTGCTATTGGAAATTGTTCAAATATTACTAAAGTAGTTGAGCCTGTTTTAAAAAGAAATGGTGGCAACATTTACTACTTAAACTTATCACAAGATTCTTTCAAATTAGGTGGAAGTTCATTCTATCAAATTTTAAATAAAGTGGGTTCGGAAGTTCCAACCGTAAAAAATGCTGATTATTTCAAAAAAGCTTTCAATACGTTACAAGATTTAATTAAAGAAAGAAAAATTAAGGCTGGACATGATATTGGAAGTGGTGGTTTAATTACAACTTTATTAGAAATGTCGTTTGCTGAAGTTGGTGTAGGTGCTAATTATGATTTATCAGTTTTAGGAGAATCGGATTCTGCGAAAGCTTTATTTAATGAAAATATTGCAGTTGTTTTCCAAGCAGATGCAGAAGTAGAAGCCACTTTCAAAGCAAACGGAATTGAAATTTTCAATATTGGTTCGGTTGTAGAAGGTGATTTCGTTGCTATTAAAAACGGAAATGATAACTTTAATTTCTCAGTTACTGAAACTAGAGATACTTGGTACAAAACATCCTATTTATTGGATACAAAACAATCTCGTAATGGTATGGCAGAAGCGCGTTATGCGAACTATAAAAACCAACCATTAGAATTTACATTCCCTAAAGATTTTACAGGTGCTAAACCTGTCATCTCGAGCGGAGTCGAGAGACCAAAAGCAGCTATTATTCGTGAAAAAGGAAGTAACTCGGAACGCGAAATGGCAAATGCTATGTATTTAGCTGGATTTGATGTAAAAGACGTTCACATGACGGATTTAATTTCAGGTCGTGAAACTTTAGAAGACATTCAGTTTATTGGAGCTGTTGGTGGTTTCTCTAACTCTGACGTTTTAGGTTCGGCTAAAGGTTGGGCTGGTGCTTTCTTATACAACGAAAAAGCCAACACAGCTTTGAAAAACTTCTTCAAAAGAGAAGATACACTTTCTGTTGGAATTTGTAATGGATGTCAGTTATTAATGGAATTAGAATTGATTAATCCAGAACACGAAATTCATGGAAAAATGCATCATAATACTTCAAACAAACACGAGAGTGGCTTTACTTCAGTAAAAATTCAAAAGAATAATTCTGTAATGCTATCTTCTTTAGAAGGATTAACGTTAGGGGTTTGGATTTCGCACGGAGAAGGTAAATTTAAATTACCTTATACTGAAGATAAATACAACATTGTAGCAAAATATGCTTACGAAGGATATCCTGCAAATCCTAATGGATCAGATTTTAATACGGCTATGATGTGCGATACTACTGGAAGACATTTAGTTATGATGCCGCATATTGAACGTTCAACTTTCCCTTGGAACTGGGCGCATTATCCAGAACGTGGACAAAAAGACGAAGTTTCTCCTTGGTTAGAAGCATTTGTAAATGCTAGAAAATGGATTGAAAATCAAAAATAA
- a CDS encoding DMT family transporter: MWFVILSVICSVSVGIFLKVAKRYNLNIFQLITFNYLSALLLTYFTYQPELSFEEKTIPYSLFFGLGIILPIVFLIQAKSIKKVGIVKTDIAQRLSLFIPLTASYFLFNETFSQLKIVGFIVGFSAIFFTLNKKSDKNSSNWTLPLLVLLGFGTVDILFKKIAVIKDYNFTTSLFIIFCVSFIISILYLTFKAIKQKEKIELKSSFLGLILGLLNFGNILFYLKAHKALAENPSTVFAGMNMGVIILGSLAGILIFKEKITKWNYFGIFLALISIILITYSQFFMN, encoded by the coding sequence ATGTGGTTTGTTATTTTAAGTGTAATTTGTAGTGTATCGGTCGGTATTTTTTTAAAAGTAGCCAAAAGATATAATTTAAATATTTTTCAATTGATTACATTTAATTATCTATCGGCTTTACTCCTAACCTATTTTACATACCAACCTGAATTATCATTTGAAGAAAAAACAATTCCTTACTCACTCTTTTTTGGATTAGGAATAATTTTGCCAATTGTTTTTTTAATTCAAGCAAAATCTATTAAAAAAGTTGGAATCGTAAAAACGGATATAGCCCAACGATTATCTTTATTCATCCCGTTAACTGCTTCTTACTTTTTATTTAACGAAACGTTTAGTCAATTAAAAATTGTTGGTTTTATTGTTGGATTTTCAGCGATATTCTTCACATTAAATAAAAAGTCAGATAAAAACTCTTCAAATTGGACACTTCCATTATTAGTTTTATTGGGATTTGGAACAGTAGATATTCTATTTAAAAAGATTGCTGTAATTAAGGATTATAATTTTACAACATCGCTTTTTATAATTTTTTGTGTATCGTTTATAATTTCGATTTTGTATTTAACATTTAAAGCAATAAAACAAAAAGAGAAAATAGAATTAAAAAGTTCTTTTCTTGGATTAATATTAGGTTTATTAAATTTTGGAAATATTTTATTTTATCTAAAAGCACACAAAGCATTAGCTGAAAATCCATCAACAGTTTTTGCTGGAATGAATATGGGTGTCATTATACTTGGCAGTTTAGCTGGAATATTGATTTTTAAAGAAAAAATAACAAAATGGAATTATTTTGGAATATTTTTAGCACTAATTTCAATTATTTTAATAACATATTCACAATTCTTCATGAATTAG
- a CDS encoding isochorismate synthase yields MQVFEEINTLLSKQKSFVCYVKPNETVWNLLVQQNDEIIEFSDQSGFVFFPFHEGKKIVIPFEGNTFLKGNLNILEQKSVENFTSESNQKEAFEDLVNKGISAIQQGEFDKVVLSRKIVLKEQISIIASFENLIVTYPTAFRYLFFHPKIGLWIGATPEQLVKINQNQFETVALAGTQLYSENVTWATKEIEEQQFVTDYIVTKVKDEVNNLTVSDAKTVKAGNLVHLKSNISGELTINFQSKELIKALHPTPAVCGLPKEKSIDFILKNEGYNRKYYAGFLGEYNKDNQTDLFVNLRCLEVENDVVNIYVGCGITKDSNPEKEFIETENKSMTMRNVLVKSKK; encoded by the coding sequence ATGCAAGTTTTTGAAGAAATAAACACCCTTTTATCAAAACAAAAATCGTTTGTTTGCTACGTAAAACCAAATGAAACCGTTTGGAATTTACTCGTACAACAAAATGATGAAATCATTGAATTTTCTGATCAATCGGGATTTGTATTCTTTCCATTTCACGAAGGTAAAAAAATAGTTATTCCATTTGAAGGGAATACGTTTTTGAAAGGAAATCTTAATATTTTAGAACAAAAATCAGTTGAGAATTTCACTTCTGAATCGAATCAAAAAGAAGCATTTGAAGATTTAGTTAATAAAGGCATATCAGCTATCCAACAAGGTGAATTTGATAAAGTGGTTTTGTCACGAAAAATTGTTTTGAAAGAACAAATTTCAATTATAGCTTCTTTTGAGAATTTGATAGTAACTTATCCAACGGCTTTTCGCTATTTGTTTTTTCATCCGAAAATTGGTTTATGGATAGGAGCAACTCCAGAACAATTGGTAAAAATCAATCAAAATCAGTTTGAAACAGTAGCTTTGGCAGGAACGCAATTGTATTCGGAAAATGTAACTTGGGCCACCAAAGAAATAGAAGAACAGCAATTTGTAACCGATTATATTGTAACTAAAGTAAAAGATGAAGTAAATAATCTTACTGTTTCTGATGCTAAAACAGTTAAAGCTGGAAATTTAGTGCATTTAAAATCAAATATTTCAGGCGAATTAACTATCAATTTTCAATCAAAGGAATTGATAAAAGCGTTACATCCAACACCAGCCGTTTGTGGTTTACCCAAAGAAAAATCCATCGATTTTATTCTGAAAAATGAAGGGTATAATCGAAAATATTATGCAGGATTTTTAGGCGAATACAATAAAGACAATCAAACTGATTTATTCGTAAATTTACGCTGTTTAGAAGTGGAAAATGATGTTGTGAATATTTACGTGGGTTGTGGCATCACAAAAGACAGCAATCCTGAAAAGGAATTTATTGAAACGGAAAACAAGTCGATGACCATGCGAAATGTTTTAGTAAAAAGTAAAAAGTAG